A section of the Castanea sativa cultivar Marrone di Chiusa Pesio chromosome 12, ASM4071231v1 genome encodes:
- the LOC142619125 gene encoding uncharacterized protein LOC142619125, translating into TNKNGNWEEVESSAPWRGEEEAAEEFQDAKLKVTKQQPRAESVIHVPRKKKDESKRHDHDHDDYDDDSLVEIDPQLRYSFQRNYQFLQRVFSIDTIVKPLPPAMAYNVSRNLNFFTRIFTQFFDPKGIANAQKSLGIGQEEKACCVR; encoded by the exons ACGAATAAAAATGGCAATTGGGAAGAAGTTGAGTCATCGGCGCCATGGAGGGGCGAAGAGGAAGCCGCGGAAGAGTTCCAAGACGCGAAGCTCAAAGTCACAAAGCAGCAGCCTAGAGCCGAGTCAGTGATACACGTGCCTCGCAAGAAGAAAGACGAGTCCAAACGCCACGACCACGACCACGACGATTACGATGATGATTCACTCGTCGAGATTGATCCCCAGCTTCGCTACAGCTTTCAACGTAACTACCAG TTTCTTCAACGAGTATTCAGCATTGACACCATTGTGAAACCTCTTCCACCTGCCATGGCCTACAATGTTTCCCGCAACTTGAACTTCTTTACGCGCATTTTCACTCAATTCTTTG ATCCAAAAGGTATAGCAAATGCCCAAAAATCGTTAGGGATAGGACAAGAAGAGAAAGCTTGCTGCGTTCGTTGa